A single region of the Halorubrum depositum genome encodes:
- a CDS encoding DUF7344 domain-containing protein, whose product MEEITKDEVFEVLSSSRRRLILYHLHRRGGRAVLRDLAKDTAKAESDGEVDDDIVKRFYISLYQTHVPKLEEVGLVRYDSDTKAVSLTDRIEEVEAILESESEPRRRWPVYYGALAVVGSALAVVQLIGLAPPVTSVAFAAALLSLAAFQYYETELKQREYHFLEQLVSD is encoded by the coding sequence ATGGAGGAAATCACGAAAGACGAGGTGTTCGAGGTGCTGAGTAGTTCGCGGCGACGGCTGATCCTGTACCATCTCCACCGACGCGGTGGCAGGGCGGTGTTACGGGATCTCGCAAAGGACACGGCGAAGGCCGAGAGCGACGGCGAGGTCGACGACGACATCGTCAAGCGGTTCTACATCTCGCTGTACCAGACCCACGTTCCGAAGCTGGAGGAGGTCGGTCTGGTCCGGTACGACAGCGACACGAAGGCGGTGTCGCTGACGGACCGGATCGAGGAGGTCGAAGCGATCTTGGAGTCCGAATCGGAGCCGCGCCGCCGATGGCCGGTGTACTACGGAGCCCTCGCGGTCGTCGGCAGCGCGCTCGCCGTCGTCCAGCTTATCGGGCTCGCTCCGCCGGTGACGAGCGTCGCGTTCGCCGCCGCGCTGCTGTCTCTCGCGGCGTTTCAGTACTACGAGACGGAGCTCAAGCAGCGGGAGTACCACTTCCTCGAGCAGCTCGTCAGCGACTGA